Proteins encoded in a region of the Oncorhynchus gorbuscha isolate QuinsamMale2020 ecotype Even-year linkage group LG16, OgorEven_v1.0, whole genome shotgun sequence genome:
- the LOC123999916 gene encoding histone H2A encodes MSGRGKTGGKARAKAKSRSSRAGLQFPVGRVHRLLRKGNYAERVGAGAPVYLAAVLEYLTAEILELAGNAARDNKKTRIIPRHLQLAVRNDEELNKLLGGVTIAQGGVLPNIQAVLLPKKTEKPAKSK; translated from the coding sequence ATGTCTGGTAGAGGCAAAACTGGAGGAAAGGCCAGAGCGAAGGCAAAGTCCCGTTCATCCCGCGCCGGCCTTCAGTTCCCCGTAGGACGTGTCCACAGGTTACTGCGCAAAGGCAACTATGCGGAGCGTGTCGGTGCCGGAGCTCCTGTCTATTTGGCTGCTGTGCTGGAATACCTAACGGCTGAGATCCTCGAGTTGGCTGGCAACGCTGCAAGGGATAATAAGAAGACCAGGATCATCCCTCGCCACCTTCAGCTGGCTGTCCGCAACGACGAGGAACTCAACAAGCTTTTAGGTGGTGTCACCATCGCGCAAGGAGGAGTATTGCCTAACATTCAGGCGGTCctcctacccaagaagactgaaAAACCAGCAAAGAGCAAGTAA